The following nucleotide sequence is from Cydia pomonella isolate Wapato2018A chromosome 6, ilCydPomo1, whole genome shotgun sequence.
CCTGCTTGCATCTCTTTTTTTAGTATATGAAAACCAGAGATGCAGGCCGGAAGCTGAATATAACGAAGTGATGTTGTGCCATAGCTTTTCAAACAACTCGGCTAAATATCCTTGAATCCGAAACATAACAAACTCAGGTTTAGAAAAAACATACAATCAGTCAACATTACGCgaattttccaaattttcttgaaaattcagctaaataaatttaaacaaagCGAATTAAAGTGTCTTGTTTTGCGTAATATATAACAGTTCCGTAGTTTATATCAAATTCCTATGTAAGTTTCTTAACTAGGTTATTGCGAAGATAATTTTATCTACGTTGCTAGAggttacctacctacctttggGTGTTTATATTTTTCTCGTATACTCTGGAaacctttttttgtatttaaagtgTTTTATAACGCTACATCATTGATTGCAGCACCATGCCAAAGAAGTTTGTTGGTGAAAACAGCAAGGCCGTGGCAGCTCGGCAACGCAAAGAGGATGCCAAGACTGAAAAAGATGCGAAACTCAAGAAGATGATCGAAGACGCGGCGTGGGAAGACAACGACGACAAACTTAAAAAGAAACAACAGAAAAAGGTGGGAATTTGCTCTTTCAGGTTGCTAAATTGATTTACTTAGAGATGACAAGTCAGTTGGACTTGGTGTGATTGTTTTGTAGCTCTGTCACGGCAATTTATAATCTCTGCTCTCAATATTTAACAGGTAAACTAAAATTTTCCTTTGATTGGCATGCAAATGTCAAGTACCAATTTTTTGGAATTTGGTACTACATTCCAATCTTGTTGAGACTATTTCatctaattagaaaaaataaaaaacttattagagttattataaaatattttcatacagGACGAACAAGAAAAGAAGCGTCTAGAGCAGCTGCAGAAGAAACAAGAAGCCAAAGCTCTTTTAGAAAAGGAGATGGAATCCATAAAGAGCACCCCAAAGGTTGCTCCCGCACCCAAGATCACACGCGCGCAGATTGCCAAGATCCAGGAGAAGAGTGTCAAACCAGAGCCTCCCAAGCCAGTGGTAACTTCTATACATTAACACACTTCTTATTTCACACTGCATTTGTGAACTATGGAAAAGAACGGGTTGTGAATAAAGTTGTGcaatacaatactttttaaCACACACAGTTTAGGTACATGTGTAGAAACATAAAGGGTATAGTGGGATAGTCTTTGAAAAATTGTCCCCAGCGTTTTTGGTTCGAAACTATAACCAAATGATGCCTTTTGAGGGGTTTCATCCCTCGGTTACCCCATGGGGGTTGAAATTACCAAACATtcaaattcttgtaaaaaagcaaaaagttaaatttgaaaCAGCCTGTATAACAAGATGCTGATCATGGTACAAAcaccattattttttttaaaatatgaacCAACTTTAAATCTACATCATTCTTCTATTTTAAACTATGGCCTCCTACTCTGGGGGAACTCTGTTCATGTCGAGAAAGCttttaaactacaaaaaaaatgcgtCCGCGCAATTGCAAATGCATGGATAACAGACAGTTGCAAACCCATTTtcaagaaatataatattttacgttTAGCATGCATGTATATCAGAAAAGTTTGTCTGTTTGTCAAAgctaatatgaaatattttaagttacgcTCTGATGTTTTTAAAGGAAATCAGCGAACACAGTACAAAAATCTGCTTTATCAACCTCCCTGTCATGCTGACATTTATAAGCGTAATGCAtgcaatataattattgaaatttataataagcttcctaataatatcaaattattgtatgatttagaaTTTAAGACAAAATTAAGGAGATGGCTTCAGGAACATTGTTTCTACTCTGTTAAGGAGTATCTGgacttgtaaataattttaatggctAAATATTGTTACTCACTATTTATAAGGACACCTTTGTAGATACATATTCTTGtgaataaattattctattcttttctattctattcatatTAAAGTTTCATTGTACCCAAGAAGGAACATTACGAAATTTTAAGAAgattttaagaataatttaaagTGAACACTCAccaattatattgtttttattatttatttgcttataTTTTACTCTGTGTTTTGCAGCCTGCCCGAGTAGTCGTTGAGGAGCCTCCACTGGAGGAGAATCTCAACCGGATACAGTTGGACGGAGAGGTGGCACAGTCCGTGGATGAGGCTATATCTCTACTCAGGTAACAAATTAGTCACTCTCTCAgagctgtagaccttgcgaACCCACAGGTTCAGCAATTTTCCAAATTTCGAAAAACTGGTTTACCAGAAAAGTTCCTGATAATTGTGGAACCTGCTCTCAAAATTTTAGAATCCATTTAGATTTGGAACCTATATGATACGGAGCATAACTAGACAACTCATAGgtcattagccgggtccacgcagagcgagcatacgcgcgaggcaatttcctcacgcacaaaccggcccatgtagacgtgcctcggccgaggcggcgcgctcggtctgtgtggacccgcctattaagGTAGTTTAGTTAAGTATataatgtgggacttagtcaatttgtgtaataatgtcctataatatttatttatttattatttatataacctATGTCAACTGGCCTCAAACAAatgaattaaaaatcaataattttttcAGTGATAAGGCAGAAATCGACAGGCATCCCGAGAAGAGGCTAAAGGCTGCCTACACCGCCTTCGAGGAAGTCACCATGCCGCGCCTGAAGGCGGAGAACCCCACGCTGCGCCTCTCCCAGCTCAAGCAGCTGCTCAGGAAAGAGTGGCTCAAGTCTCCGCAGAACCCGCTCAATCAGAAGATCAGTGCTTAGGTTGTGTTATTGAGCTAGTCATTTTGAGTGACACTAAAAGCACTCTGaaactattataaaataaaaatccccAATTTCATTAACttgcacaataaaaaatgtatgggcTATGAAAAATCTTTTGCAGGCAAAAGTTGGCCATTAGACAAATCTTCACCTAGGTGAGATTACAAGCtcacaaaatttaaattacctTATAGAGATTAAACCTAAAGCCCTACCTAAATTTATTAGAACAtataagaggatacgggagctgagatttaaatattttaggtgaatatatatCTGTCTCCTCTCCTAAAACTAGTGTGATAAGGACAACACCAGGTTAGACGAAaacctgcgtaaaaatctcaaataacGATGTTTTGTACACTGTTTCCTCtgacttaaccaaatgtaacgaaattttgagatctaaacaACACAACCATGCCAAGCCATGCCATGGGTGGCATGgacagaacaacatggaaatccataaaagaggcatatgttcagcTGAGAAGAGGAGTTGTCTCTTAAACACACCAAGGTTTCCTAACGTGTGCACAACGCTTAAAGAAACTCGTAAACCAATCTCTtacacattatttattaaaaagtctATAGACTAAACCCTTTGTActgtaaataagaaatatattgaTTACAAATCACTCGGGCTCATTACTGTACTGTAACGGTATGCCTTTCCTTCCCTGTTCTGCTAATTTCACTTCAGTCTCTCCCAGTTTCTGCTCCAACCCTTGCCAGGAGCGCTCTTGTAAATTCTGACCAATATTTTCTACTGCCCAGTTGGTCTTAGCCTCTAATTCCATGCCGTTTCCATCATGGTTCAGTTTGGTCTCTCTAATTTTTCCTGTTATCAAGCTTACATCTGTTAATTCTTTTACATGGTCGATATCACAGTAGTATTTCCTGCCGGGGAGTAGGTCTCCATAGTCGGTGACATGGGTGGTGAAGTAGGGCTCTCGGTTGGAGTTCAGAGCGACCTCTAGTTCAAATGGGTACACTATGGGCTTGTAGAAGTCGCGGTTGCTGTAGAGATCGTTTTCAGGGCAGGCAACCATTACGTAGATGTCAATCTGTAAAGAAGCAACGATTAATCTCTTGGAAAAATGACTTGCCCGTCAGAACAGTCTGCAATATGTTTTTCTGGTGTACGTTTTTGCGTGAGAAAATAAGTCTTATCGCTACTGGCTTTCTTGGATGGTCAGAAAGCTGCCAGATATTGGTCTTATTCAAGACCAAGACAAGAGAAGaagataaataagttttaggcaaaaatttcattttaggtCCAAGCTTTTTTCGctcactgtacttttctttgcacaggcaactaataatcatcgtgacaattctaacaaagccaaacacaattagtttgcattGTTACCACAgaattcccatggccacctcctgtctccatcgtcagatcagctccacgtcatcataatattgcattgtcatctgaTTTAGGGTGGTATTTCAACTGTCCATCTTCCTGGACCAATGTgtttgcgtctgacattttgcttgATGAGAGactgagacgcaatgcacattggactaaggacaggtggaataccaccctcaCATGCGTTTGCAacatttcagctcaatcggaaatcgggaacagggcaagttaaataaaagcttaaaaaatacatacatacatacatacatataatcacgcctatttcccgaaggggtaggcagagaccacggttttccacttgctacgatcctgacatacctctttcgcttccttcactttcatgacattcctcatacacgctcgtcggtttagggtgctcttgacctggcctttcttcaggatttccccgatttgatcagagaaagtccgccgaggtctaccccttccagctccctcttctacttctcccttatacactctctttgttaaccttctttcactcattctttccacgcttaaaaaatatgtatctaaaTCAGATATTTCCACTTGTTTTATCTACCTTTCCTCTACTAAAAACTTACCTCAGGAAAATTAGCCAATTTAGCAACGTTGGGCTTGCCAACAGACACGATATAACTTTTCTTGCCATTCACTTTGCACAGCTGCTTTAACCTCGTGATGATATCCTTGGTGCCGGCCGCCAGCTGGCACACGAGGACGCCGACCGCGGCGGCGTCCTTGCATCTCTCGACGAGGAAGCGGCGCCGCTTGAGCCAGCTGGTCTCGTCCATGCGGCACAGGGTTATGCCGGGGTCTAGGAGGTACCATTCTTTTGCTGTGGGataaaaagttttttctttacGACATCGGTGGCAAAggtggagttacatgcgcgttgccgaccctaaaactccGCACCCTGGTTGAGCTCTCGCAAccactcaccgacaggaacacaacactgtgagtagggtctagtgttatttggctgcggttttctgtaaggtggaggtacttccccagttgggctctgctctagatctggaatgacatccactggctgtgccctaccacacaaagcgagatgacattcacaatgcccatacctctcttttggacgtagtttaaggacgtacccgggtccaaagtaATAAATTAGTTTATAATATGACTATATGTTGTTTGAAATGACCTATCCTACAGAGACCGTGCGTGTCGGAGGGGCGAAAGTAAAAAGAATTCACGCTTCTAAgcaggtgctgccccctacactaAACGATAGCTCTATTTAGCGTAGTaggcttaaatttaaaaatggaaacatGACAATGCTTCGCGCCTATGGGTAGGCTTCTGTGCAGcgtctacagttcatgcacgcgcTCCCTATTTATATTATGCTCAATGCTCTGCCTGCCGCAAATAATGTGGTGTGATAAACAGCGAGtgtttttgttgattttaaCTAACATGACTCAATTATGAGTCAGACTACTACTGgccagttttttgtaaatattgtcaatcgatcttgattttcctgaggatcaaatgtctatatatatGGGATTCGGAACTCGaagcatttaagcaacacaaaagttagaaatgagagttaagtctgacgctcgcactggATTATTGAAACGCcactaacaaaatgatattgtaatgtcgTAAACGtcacgtcacattacattagtctgtcccacctctgtcctaaatgtatggaagatcaagaaaattgctattatgACCGTGCTATTGCGTTTATCTATATAGttatcatacaatttatttttcaataaaatgtaaggaatcaaaCGGTgccattttctttttatatgtaaaaaataaaactttttttgagaCTGATGGAGTTCTGTTTTTAAATCTCAATAGGTCCTCAGGTTAGGCAGGCTGCTCAATAGGCAGGTAggctcattttctatcaatttagctaaattttgttataatattcaacatgtttcaagtacccaattgtacCCAAAATTTTGAGTGAGTGTTTAGACGGTGCTTATCCTGCTCCCGTAAGCCAAGCATGTTACTATTGCCTGTAACCATGTTGGAAGATGAAGGACATGGAGGTAATCAATATTTCTCTCTAGTCTGTCTAGGATGCTTTCTCTCATCTGTACATGATACTGATAATTGAGTAGTGATGACCATTTTTGCAATGCTTAAGCATTAAACATTCTTAAAGTTCTCTCAATCTTACATTATTGGACACTAAACCTACTGCTAAGTACTGCACTTCAAAAGTATTTATAAGACTAAGGGAATTGGGAAATCTTACCAGCAACAGATATTGTATAATTAAACAATGTTTGTCCTTTTGAGCCCATGTAGATGCAGACACAATCCCTAAGGACATCACTAGCATGTGCCTGTCCACTTGCATCCCGGACCACTCTGCCCAGGAACCTGTGGTCCTGCTCTTCTATGGAGATATCAGCTATGTAGTGGCCGGGGTACTGTGTGAACCAGGCTTTTGTCAGGTTTTCTGTGGAAACAAAAAGCATTAAGATTGAAGTTATAGGAATGAAGAGCAAAGCGAATAaaaagtaaactaaaataaGAAATGTACCAAATTTTTAAAggactctttttagggttccgtacccaaagggtaaaacgggaccctattactaagactccgttgtccgtccatctgtctgtctgtctgttttcagactgtatcttatgaaccgtgatagctagacaatataaattttcacagatgatctatttctgttgctgctataaataaatactaaaaagttcGGACCCCTCGGTgggagagtccgactcgcacttgtccagctttttttttaaagtactatCACGCTCCGCGATTGTTGAGCCTTTTAGTGTCCtagctgtgtgtgtgtgtgtgtgtgtgtgtgtgtgtgtgcgcgcgtgtctgtgtgtgcgtgtgtctgtgtgtgcgtgtgtgtgcgtgtgtctgtgtgtgcgtgcgtgcgtgcgtgcgtgcgtgcgtgcgtgcgtgcgtgcgtgcgtgcgtgcgtgcgtgcgtgcgtgcgtgcgtgcgtgcgtgcgtgcgtgctcTTTGAcaggcttaaataaataatagcaatCCTATGGACAAATAATTCTGAAAGTTAAGtaagttaaataattttgtacatcagcacatttattattattattattatttggtttaagacaggcagctgatgctggtacgtctaaatcagagttcactacacgatttcactgcttagatagtctgtcaagattgtttttaaattgattcacaCTACAAGAGTTCACAACTTCAGAGGGTAATTTGTTCCAGGCATTTACTATtcggtttgcaataaagtttttgctGATATTTGTTTTATGCTTTGTTGTTACTAGTTTAAGATAGTGTCCTCTTGTGCGCGTGTTTTGATTTCGAGTGAAGAGGTCGCTTAGTTCTGGACAGTCGTAGTATCCGTGAATTATTTTGAACGTCTCGATCAAGTCGCCACGTTCACGCCTTTTTTGTAGTGTTGACAGGCCCAGCTTGACCAATCTTTCCTCATTTACCTTTACAGTGATAAAACTCAGCATCATAAAACAGGCATAGTTTCTCATCATCAAAGCCGGAGTTTCCTCTCAGCAATGCCAATGCAGCTTCCACATTCAGATCTTTTTTAGGCAGCACTGTGAACACTGGAATGTTCCACTTGGAGAAACAGCAGTGGCCGTAGTGGATGACTGCATCTCCCTTCACATGCATGGCTGCTACCGTGTCTACGCAACAACTGGAATGGGAATGGAATTGTTGATGGAAATGTTTACATgcctttatttatataaacgcACTACAAGCttcaattagtttatttatcttttatccctttttagggtttgtagtcaactaggaattcTCAGAACCTAAAAAAGAGGAAGtgaaataatcattttattgattatgcattttttacaaattgcttaagtcaaaatgacagattaagacaaatgattattagctaattgaggcttgtagctGTGAATAAGGGGGCTTGTCATATAAGTGGAAAAAGGctggtattttataaaatattaacaaataacaatGCATCTATAGAACACGAGGCATTAACTGGAAAGCAGGAAATTGTGCAGATTGAAGGGCTTTGATGCATAAAGAAATGAGCTGTCTTGTGTAATGATGAAAAAAGTAGTGTAGTATTTTACTGTATGTACCATATAAAGTGTGCTATCATCAGAACAAATTTTAATGTTGAATTTGAATAGATCACATAACTGGAAATACAAAGCATAATTCTAACTTTTTCATCAATATTGAATATAAACATGTAACAATTAAAGGCATTAAATAAAGTGCAGTTACTATCAGACATATAGGAGTAGACAAGGTGgttataaatatctgaacaaagcttATATTACAGGATATTCTGTGTGGCACTAACCTGAGCAGGGTAAAGCATTTTAAATATCTGGGTCACTGGGTGACTGAGGATCTCTGTGACAACATGGACATCGAAAGGGAGAGACGGGCGCTGTCCGTTCGCTGCAACATGTTGGCCCGTAGGTTTTCAGGGTGCACGAAGGAAGTCAAAGTAACCCTATTTAGGGCATACTGCCAGTGTTTCTACACCTGTAACCTGTGGGTCAATTATGTGCAGAGGACGTACAGCGCTTTGCGAGTGCAATATAATGATGCCTTCAGGATTTTGCTCGGTCTTCGACGGAGGTGCAGTGCTTCGGGCATGTTTGCGGAGGCAAGTGTTGATGGCTTTCATGCGATTATAAGAAAGCGCTGTGCCTCCTTACTTGATAGGTTGTTAGGGAGTCCGAACAGCATCCTGAAGGTGTTTGCCAGGAGGTGGGACTCACCGATGATGCGTAGATGGATCAGTCTGCACTCCAGTTTCGTAAATTATGAGTGTTAGTTATAagattatttaattcaatttaaatgcttattattttatttctgttcattattatattatgatttttttattaatttaaattttttgccaGTGAAGAATTTGTactgaataatataattataattattgcaatttgattagtttttagATGTATAATTAATGCTGATAtgtctgaattatttttaatgaaatgatttatatattgtaattaatgctgacatgtttgaattattttaatgaattgatttttatattttaattggtgctgacatgtttgaattattattattattttttacttgtttattttttcatatcacATTTTATCATATCAAAGTGTACGTATTGCTCACCCGGTATTGTATAGTCCTAGCCCTAAGTATACGTGTTGCATGGTAGATTATAGGAAATTgtaatagtcatagtcatagtttaacattattatttaagtctgttactaacacttatatgggctatgcctgaattaaacgattatttaatttaatttaatttaattttaatacagaTGTAAACTAACTAATTGAAAAGGAAAGTGGCTCAGCTAATGTCTGCTCCAAAATGCCTTGGGGCACAGCAGATGATGATGTTACAGTGCATGttcgttcagatatttttgaacaccttggccgctccgttTAATCTGATGGCTCCTGTGTACCATCATCTACACAAGTAATAAATTATGGATAAATGTAAAGTTTGTTACAAACACATAAAACATACAGTAATTAGAGTATTGCAATTAGTAGTTTATTACCTTGCATATGACGTGTCCCCGAGAATGTACAAGTCAACATCAACTCTGTTCTTTATTTCTTCATAAATCTTAACACTGACACCCAGTAACTCATCTGGAAACTGCAGGCATACCTACAAAACTATCATTTAGTCTCTATTGCACAGGAGAAAATCTACCTAATGTAAAAGCACTGGTCGAAGAGAAACTGTCGATTATTTATGTGTTTTCTCACGTTTGCTTACCCTTTCATATTTGTTGTCCTCAATCCATTTGCATGTTGGAATGATATCAAACTGCGACACCACATCGTCGATGTGTCCATCGCCATTTCTTACTTCAATTTCTCTTTCAATGCAGATTTTCCCGTCTGTTGTAAAGTTagccattatttataaaaaataataatacgaaTACACACAAACACAACCTCAACTTGATCTCAAAGTGACggctaaaacgtagtgattatatgctctttggtgaCGGCTGTCATAGGCTCCTAAGCACAGATAAGATACGATCGATAACATTACTAAACAATATAAGGATAGCCAACATTACAAaagtaaaatgataaaaaatacataaagagTAAGATTTCAgagatttttattaaataaatgtaacaaataatacaaataacagGATTCATGCCCTAATACCCTTCATCACTAATTGTAATGGTGTATGAAGGGTAAGCATCCTTGATAAGTTTTGCAGTTTCTTCATGGTCTGCTTTGCCATAGCCTTGTGAGTAGCCATAAATATGAATCTTCTTATTATCAGGCTCATGAGAAATTCTGCCTCCTCCCAAAGGTTCACAATCTAGTGGTTGAAGCTTTTCTTGGACCTGAaacaaagattaacacagtggaGTATAGCTTAATAAATTTAGATGCTTACAAGTGTTATGTTTAAACTGTATTATTTGTTCTAGTTTACCTCATCATAGATATCTGAATGGTAGTTGCACCTTTGGTAGCCTCTTACGATTGTGATAGAAGGCTCTTGATTGTTTTGTGCCTTATCATACACTTTgatcaaaatgtatttaaatacaCCGGTAGGATCTATGTCCACCTTTGGTACAGCTGCTAACGATGCGGTTGACATCCTTCTAGCTGGTCTTAGTAGTTTCGGTTCTGCTGAAGTAATTGTATAGTGGGGTTAGAATAGCAACTGTAAGAACTCGGTGTGTAGAGGTTaggatataaaaaaatcattttcagAAATATAAGTGAGAAACAAAAGCGTTAGCAGAAGAAATGGTTGACTTACCAGGCGTTAACAATTTGATTTGGTTAGAAAGTAGAAAGGGAATcttaaattttgttaaataatgcGAAGGTATCTTCATCCGTGAAAAATACGagattttttatgttttgacAGGTAAATTATCTTAATAGAACGGAACGTTATTAAAAATGCTTTACTTATTGACGTAATTACATGTTTACTTACCCAATAGtctgaattgtttttttttttcaaagtttaataaaataatatacatatttgtggcTGAAAAATTATGTTCTATTTTCTttgttcataatattttttccaaaatcatTGTATGTTTTCTGCATATAAcggaaaaacaaaatatttggcGAGTAATAAACATAAGCGTCCTCAATAGTGTCAAAATGTAGTTAAGCTAAATATACTCTTATATCGCTGTATTATAGTCGTTTTTACATTAGTTTGTTTCTTGTAATGTTTTGCTAAGATAGCGCTATTCGCGTCTATAATgccgaaaagaaaaaaaaaaacaataactcaaaaataaaaatggctgCAGCTGGTTGGTAGTGAGAGTgacttatgttttaaaaaagctTTAGCAAAGCTCTAggtatttgttgttaaaattattgttaCTCCACTAGCCATGAATAAAATGGATTCAACACTTACAAGTAAGTGTTTGTTTACCATCTATTTTATGTCTAAATAAGTTCTTACCAAAAAATAGTTGGCAAGGCCGTATCGTATTACTCATTGtggttttatttacattatgctATTTAATTAGATGTTTTACAATTGTTTATCCAAGTTTCACGTATGACCGGAGTCGCACATTGAAATTACagctttttgtttttacatttacatGTGGTGTTTTCTTGAGTGAATTTTGGTGATTTAGGTATGTGGGTGAGTTTCTTCACGGCCGCGGGGATCCCGTCGGACGTGTCGGCGTCGTACGCGCTGACATTCGCGGAGAACCGTATCCAGAACGACATGCTGCTGGACCTGAACAAGGAGTATTTGAGAGACATGGGCATTACTAGGATGGGGGATGTCATTGCTATACTACGGTAAGTAGGTACAATTTGTACTTAAACTTGTTACTGAAATAATGAATTATTCAATCATCAATTCAGCAATTGTAATGATGAATATATTCATTATTCAACTTAAAATGTTGTAGCATTTTTAGTTGAATAgccattaattattttagtattatgtttttttttattagtaagaTGAGAGCATCTGCTTGTTTGGTAGGCACAAGTATCTGTTTTaaatcatggatgttttctatggttACACTATCAGTTAAATTAAACAcagaacaaacaaaaaaatacttattacatAAACCTACATCTAAGTCACTCCTAATAACATTTACCTTACGAAAAGGAGACTGCCCGCCAGTAACTCTATGAGGCCTCCACCTAGGCTAGGATAGGAGGGTCACTTGGGCCAATCACATTAAAGCAAAGAAAAATGAAGCCAGCATACAATCTAAGCGCTTACTATGGCTAATAGGAAGACAGTCCCCTCCGACGCTATTGCTCTCAGAACAATATCTTGTTCATCAattagcttaccatcaggcgatttgtctcTTTGTTtgtctcctatatcataaaaaaggtGCTATATTTGCTTTTTGTCATTCTTaaagtaaatacttaatttacagGTGCTATAAAAAATTCTCATCCACAGACACGCAAAGCAGGTGCATGAGAGCCTGGCACGGGACAAGGTGCTTGGCAGCACTGTCAATGTGGTCCCCGTGGCCGCCATAACTGGCCGGGCTACAATCACACAGAACAAGCCGTCTTCCCGTGAGtcactaatataatattttctctATCTTGTGGTTCACAGTAGGAATACAAACTACCTACTACGATGATCATTATTACATGAAACAGAGTCATTTTTGTTTGGTTTctttcaattttaaaacaattcaaattcAATTCTATTTTCTAATACCATCAGTACAATTtcaataaaga
It contains:
- the LOC133518674 gene encoding coiled-coil domain-containing protein 124, which codes for MPKKFVGENSKAVAARQRKEDAKTEKDAKLKKMIEDAAWEDNDDKLKKKQQKKDEQEKKRLEQLQKKQEAKALLEKEMESIKSTPKVAPAPKITRAQIAKIQEKSVKPEPPKPVPARVVVEEPPLEENLNRIQLDGEVAQSVDEAISLLSDKAEIDRHPEKRLKAAYTAFEEVTMPRLKAENPTLRLSQLKQLLRKEWLKSPQNPLNQKISA
- the LOC133518634 gene encoding 14 kDa phosphohistidine phosphatase-like isoform X1, whose translation is MKIPSHYLTKFKIPFLLSNQIKLLTPAEPKLLRPARRMSTASLAAVPKVDIDPTGVFKYILIKVYDKAQNNQEPSITIVRGYQRCNYHSDIYDEVQEKLQPLDCEPLGGGRISHEPDNKKIHIYGYSQGYGKADHEETAKLIKDAYPSYTITISDEGY
- the LOC133518634 gene encoding 14 kDa phosphohistidine phosphatase-like isoform X2, giving the protein MKIPSHYLTKFKIPFLLSNQIKLLTPEPKLLRPARRMSTASLAAVPKVDIDPTGVFKYILIKVYDKAQNNQEPSITIVRGYQRCNYHSDIYDEVQEKLQPLDCEPLGGGRISHEPDNKKIHIYGYSQGYGKADHEETAKLIKDAYPSYTITISDEGY
- the LOC133518670 gene encoding 2-(3-amino-3-carboxypropyl)histidine synthase subunit 2, producing the protein MANFTTDGKICIEREIEVRNGDGHIDDVVSQFDIIPTCKWIEDNKYERVCLQFPDELLGVSVKIYEEIKNRVDVDLYILGDTSYASCCVDTVAAMHVKGDAVIHYGHCCFSKWNIPVFTVLPKKDLNVEAALALLRGNSGFDDEKLCLFYDAEFYHCKENLTKAWFTQYPGHYIADISIEEQDHRFLGRVVRDASGQAHASDVLRDCVCIYMGSKGQTLFNYTISVAAKEWYLLDPGITLCRMDETSWLKRRRFLVERCKDAAAVGVLVCQLAAGTKDIITRLKQLCKVNGKKSYIVSVGKPNVAKLANFPEIDIYVMVACPENDLYSNRDFYKPIVYPFELEVALNSNREPYFTTHVTDYGDLLPGRKYYCDIDHVKELTDVSLITGKIRETKLNHDGNGMELEAKTNWAVENIGQNLQERSWQGLEQKLGETEVKLAEQGRKGIPLQYSNEPE